One part of the Alistipes onderdonkii genome encodes these proteins:
- a CDS encoding type IA DNA topoisomerase: protein MQVIIAEKPSVAREIAAIVGATNRKDGFIEGNGYAVTWAFGHLVGLAMPQQYGIAGFRRENLPILPSSFILLPRQVREGKEYKADPGVVKQLGILRELFGMAERIIVATDAGREGELIFRYIYSYLECRTPFVRLWISSLTDRAIREGLQHLRPGNEYDNLYLSAKARSEADWIVGINASQALAVAAGRGVWSLGRVQTPTLAIICSRYLENKAFKPAAYFRLKLSTAKEGTEFTVLSTEKFDGREKAEAARAEVIGARTVRVVNVERKEAREQPPLLYDLTTLQKEANSRYGFSAEKTLDIAQSLYEKKFITYPRTGSRYISEDVAEEIPALIGNMTRYPRFAEYAGRMDTASLSRRSVDNEKIADHHALLPTENLPSELDADHRIVYEMVAGRMLETFSGACVKENTSLTLQSAGHDFTARGSIMVETGWRAVLNEPVEEKEEDMTLLPDIVQGDELPVKGCVTEQKQTRPRPLHTESSLLAAMETAGRELSDEAEREAMKDAGIGTPATRAAIIETLFAREYVRREKKSLVPTDKGLAVYAVVRDKKIADVAMTGGWELALSKIATGEMDAPTFHRGIEVFASQIAKELLEARIDGAESDTACPRCGRPVVFYPKLAKCQNPDCGLTVWRTVARKELTDKQLAELLTKGKTGTIRGFVKNGGGTFDAALTLDDQFKTSFVSEPRDTPRQGKRNKRK from the coding sequence ATGCAAGTAATTATCGCAGAAAAGCCCTCGGTGGCGCGTGAGATCGCCGCCATCGTGGGAGCCACGAACCGTAAAGACGGTTTTATCGAGGGAAACGGCTACGCCGTAACCTGGGCCTTCGGCCACCTGGTCGGGCTGGCAATGCCCCAACAGTACGGCATCGCGGGTTTCCGCCGGGAAAACCTGCCTATCCTGCCATCATCGTTCATCCTCCTGCCCCGGCAGGTTCGGGAGGGTAAAGAGTATAAGGCCGACCCGGGTGTCGTGAAGCAGCTCGGTATTCTCCGGGAATTGTTCGGCATGGCCGAGCGCATCATCGTCGCGACCGACGCGGGGCGTGAAGGGGAGCTGATCTTCCGCTACATCTACTCTTACCTGGAATGCCGCACCCCTTTCGTGCGGTTATGGATCAGCAGCCTGACCGACCGGGCCATTCGCGAGGGGTTACAACACCTCCGCCCCGGCAACGAATACGACAACCTCTACCTCTCGGCCAAAGCCCGCAGCGAAGCCGACTGGATCGTCGGTATCAACGCCTCGCAAGCGCTTGCCGTGGCTGCCGGGCGGGGTGTCTGGTCGCTCGGACGGGTGCAGACCCCCACGCTGGCGATCATCTGCTCCCGTTACCTGGAGAACAAGGCGTTCAAGCCCGCCGCCTATTTCCGGCTGAAGCTCTCCACGGCAAAGGAGGGCACGGAGTTCACCGTCCTCTCCACGGAGAAATTCGACGGCAGGGAGAAGGCGGAAGCAGCCCGCGCCGAGGTTATCGGCGCCCGAACGGTACGCGTCGTGAACGTGGAGCGCAAGGAGGCCAGGGAACAGCCGCCTCTCTTGTACGACCTGACGACACTCCAGAAAGAGGCCAACAGTCGGTATGGTTTTTCGGCAGAAAAAACGCTCGACATCGCCCAGTCGCTTTACGAGAAGAAGTTCATCACTTATCCCCGTACCGGCTCACGCTATATATCGGAAGATGTGGCCGAGGAGATTCCGGCACTCATCGGGAACATGACACGCTATCCCCGTTTCGCGGAATACGCGGGCAGGATGGATACCGCATCTCTCTCCCGCCGAAGCGTGGACAACGAAAAGATCGCCGACCACCACGCGCTGCTTCCCACCGAGAACCTCCCTTCCGAACTGGATGCCGACCACCGCATCGTCTATGAGATGGTCGCGGGGCGGATGCTCGAAACCTTTTCCGGGGCCTGCGTGAAAGAAAACACTTCCCTTACCCTGCAAAGCGCGGGACATGATTTCACGGCCCGCGGCAGTATCATGGTCGAGACGGGCTGGCGGGCCGTCCTGAATGAACCTGTCGAGGAGAAAGAGGAGGACATGACCCTCCTTCCCGACATCGTGCAAGGCGACGAGCTGCCCGTCAAGGGATGCGTCACGGAACAGAAACAGACCCGGCCGCGCCCCCTTCACACGGAATCGAGCCTGCTGGCGGCGATGGAAACCGCCGGACGCGAACTGTCCGACGAGGCCGAACGCGAGGCGATGAAGGATGCCGGCATCGGCACGCCCGCCACCCGTGCCGCCATCATCGAAACGCTCTTTGCCCGCGAGTATGTCAGGCGAGAGAAAAAGTCGCTTGTACCCACGGACAAGGGACTGGCCGTGTATGCCGTGGTCAGGGACAAGAAGATCGCCGATGTCGCCATGACGGGCGGCTGGGAACTGGCCCTCTCGAAGATCGCCACCGGGGAGATGGACGCCCCGACGTTCCATCGCGGTATCGAGGTCTTCGCCTCGCAAATCGCCAAAGAACTGCTGGAAGCAAGAATCGACGGCGCGGAGAGTGACACAGCCTGCCCGCGTTGCGGCAGGCCCGTGGTGTTCTATCCCAAACTCGCCAAGTGTCAGAATCCCGATTGCGGCCTGACCGTATGGAGAACCGTGGCCCGCAAGGAGCTGACCGACAAGCAGCTTGCGGAACTGCTGACCAAAGGCAAAACCGGCACGATCCGGGGATTCGTCAAAAACGGCGGCGGGACGTTCGACGCGGCCCTCACGCTCGATGACCAGTTCAAGACCTCGTTCGTTTCCGAACCGCGCGATACTCCCAGGCAGGGAAAGAGGAACAAACGGAAATAA
- a CDS encoding DUF3945 domain-containing protein, which yields MDENVKNDAKQVMLVQNADDGRLQAVTGVDQDGNIQTADPTDQNVASLLNVNTQDSALEAFFKKFMEQAQNPVHTGIFVMTENALNKLIRIDFDPEILENYRIDPSERLQTQEQRQFEPLDVTKIDLADMEKKGIRMEDIEPHLKAMSYGHKSNGLVEMNPELENGMRVSTKGRVSLEEQADGSLRVVPHYWQERPDLDAPFHGVLLDEEAKTNLMNTRHAGKVIDLELEPGKLTPCYVSIDKWTNTLEPMPVSLLEKRARIKEADLSEGKQMDFYGGGKVLLEGYTTRAGYKRDAYIQIDAAERNYSFTYDGLDRNRYAQENKEIYRQKAAEKNGRQETTASERQPTLTIHRTILKASVPKEAYDQWTEAVNDPSKRADVKAFYIKGMVKDGQGEPFNAWVKPNFERNKMDFFRWNPDRAKRQGAEVKPAVESRTQVAVNSEGKTVEAVKGVKEPLKQGQQEATPAQKKNYRSSKKSNSKGAKV from the coding sequence ATGGACGAAAACGTAAAGAACGACGCTAAACAAGTCATGCTCGTTCAGAATGCCGACGACGGACGACTACAAGCCGTTACCGGCGTGGATCAGGACGGCAATATCCAGACCGCCGACCCCACGGATCAGAACGTGGCGAGCCTGCTGAACGTGAACACGCAGGATTCAGCCCTCGAAGCCTTCTTCAAAAAGTTCATGGAACAGGCCCAGAACCCCGTCCACACGGGTATCTTCGTCATGACGGAGAATGCCCTGAACAAACTTATCCGCATCGACTTCGACCCGGAGATTCTGGAAAATTACCGTATCGACCCCTCCGAACGGCTCCAGACGCAGGAGCAGCGGCAGTTCGAGCCGCTGGACGTCACGAAGATAGACCTGGCGGATATGGAGAAGAAAGGTATCCGCATGGAGGACATCGAGCCGCACCTGAAAGCCATGTCTTACGGACATAAATCCAACGGGCTGGTGGAGATGAACCCCGAACTGGAGAACGGGATGCGTGTTTCCACCAAAGGGCGCGTGTCGCTCGAAGAGCAGGCGGACGGCTCGCTGCGCGTCGTGCCGCATTACTGGCAGGAACGACCCGACCTCGACGCCCCCTTCCACGGGGTGCTGCTCGATGAGGAGGCGAAAACGAACCTGATGAACACCCGTCATGCCGGGAAAGTGATCGACCTGGAGCTGGAGCCGGGCAAGCTCACGCCCTGCTACGTGTCGATAGACAAATGGACGAACACGCTGGAACCCATGCCCGTTTCGTTACTCGAAAAACGTGCCCGCATCAAGGAGGCCGACCTCTCGGAAGGCAAGCAGATGGATTTCTACGGCGGCGGCAAGGTGTTGCTCGAAGGATATACCACCCGCGCGGGTTATAAGCGGGATGCCTATATCCAAATCGACGCGGCCGAACGTAACTATTCCTTTACCTACGACGGTTTGGATCGCAACCGCTACGCCCAGGAGAACAAGGAGATTTACCGCCAGAAGGCCGCCGAGAAAAACGGACGGCAGGAAACTACGGCCTCCGAACGACAGCCCACGCTCACGATTCACCGGACAATCCTCAAAGCCTCCGTGCCCAAAGAGGCTTATGACCAGTGGACGGAAGCGGTGAATGATCCCTCCAAGCGGGCGGATGTCAAGGCTTTCTACATCAAGGGCATGGTCAAGGACGGGCAGGGTGAGCCGTTCAACGCCTGGGTCAAGCCCAACTTCGAGCGTAACAAGATGGACTTCTTCCGCTGGAATCCCGACCGTGCGAAACGGCAGGGGGCGGAGGTCAAACCCGCCGTTGAAAGCCGTACCCAGGTCGCCGTCAATTCCGAGGGCAAGACCGTCGAAGCGGTCAAAGGTGTGAAAGAGCCGCTCAAGCAGGGACAGCAGGAGGCCACCCCGGCGCAGAAGAAAAATTACCGCAGCAGCAAAAAGAGCAACTCCAAAGGTGCCAAGGTATAA
- a CDS encoding tyrosine-type recombinase/integrase, producing MEIYTPKTKIKLSPVIRNGREFVEVTFGNDNDIRLSLSKEENVLLVGGRAYLPAEDFVLAEFFDRYVKMAFIDYSAIKETAPRKEEDKRPPLPEGYLEKLQQVRYSDHTVRVYTSYFRDFQQHFEGRKIETVTPGEINDYLLYLIHEKNISSCQQNQRINAIKFYYEKVLGQERRCYKVNRAKREKTLPDVLSKEEIKKILDVTVTDLRFFCMFSILYSAGLRISELLELKPGDINESRSLIRVRQGKGKKDRYTLLSRPLMKKLTEYNRLYKPKVWLFEHRPGEPFTESIVSKRLKAAAREAGITKRIYPHLLRHSFATHLLEQGTDIKIVKELMGHNNIKTTERYVHIADTFKSNIKSPLDDLLMEEDEV from the coding sequence ATGGAAATATATACCCCAAAAACCAAGATCAAACTTTCTCCGGTGATAAGAAACGGGAGAGAATTTGTCGAAGTGACTTTCGGTAATGACAATGACATCCGCTTGTCGCTGTCGAAGGAAGAAAACGTACTGCTTGTCGGCGGCAGGGCTTATCTGCCGGCAGAAGATTTCGTGCTTGCCGAGTTCTTCGACCGCTATGTAAAAATGGCGTTTATAGACTATTCTGCCATCAAGGAAACCGCACCCCGTAAAGAGGAAGACAAACGGCCGCCACTGCCGGAAGGCTATCTGGAAAAACTTCAGCAAGTGCGTTACAGTGACCATACCGTAAGGGTATATACCTCCTATTTCCGCGATTTCCAACAGCATTTCGAGGGGCGTAAGATTGAAACGGTTACTCCCGGCGAGATAAACGACTACCTGCTGTATCTCATCCACGAGAAAAACATATCCTCCTGCCAGCAAAACCAGCGTATCAACGCCATCAAGTTCTATTACGAGAAAGTTCTCGGTCAGGAACGGCGGTGTTACAAGGTGAACCGTGCCAAACGGGAGAAGACGCTGCCCGACGTGTTGAGCAAGGAGGAAATAAAGAAAATACTCGACGTGACGGTGACAGACCTGCGTTTCTTCTGTATGTTCTCCATACTCTATTCCGCAGGGTTGCGCATCAGCGAACTGCTGGAACTGAAACCCGGCGACATCAACGAATCCCGCTCCCTGATACGGGTGCGGCAGGGTAAAGGGAAAAAAGACCGCTACACCCTGCTGTCAAGACCGTTGATGAAAAAGCTGACGGAATATAACAGACTATACAAACCGAAAGTGTGGCTTTTTGAACACAGACCGGGAGAACCTTTCACCGAGAGTATCGTGTCGAAACGGCTGAAGGCAGCGGCCCGGGAAGCGGGAATCACGAAACGGATTTATCCGCACCTGCTGCGCCATTCGTTCGCCACTCACCTGCTGGAGCAGGGAACCGACATCAAGATAGTGAAAGAGCTTATGGGACATAACAATATCAAGACGACAGAAAGGTATGTCCACATAGCCGACACTTTCAAAAGCAATATCAAAAGCCCGTTGGACGATCTGTTGATGGAGGAAGACGAGGTCTGA
- a CDS encoding immunity 22 family protein, with translation MSKIMIWVGQFDSEADFEKYMDQSAFRQWWKDYDEDNKELRCQFCKELGVMSYDEDFLIMKFTSDGLAGLLNLIPADTQKISLSIADKNITMANAVICYNCREGISPKKAENTTTMTYLGTFEFELSPEGVQGSNAGLEYMIWIGTTDKSREEFMEYFNQDEYMKEIRDYEESRTKKRPNPEHRCQFCKDINIKYYYPEFLTVEIKDEPENPFNLVRMMIDNKLVLDWYIESDIDEYHIKPSNCIVCYIPNGFKDNKRNQKIFIKKKNYDSYETPKKFVDELDSYNGIQYLETYIAE, from the coding sequence ATGAGTAAGATAATGATATGGGTCGGTCAATTCGATTCCGAAGCTGATTTTGAGAAATATATGGATCAATCGGCTTTCCGTCAATGGTGGAAAGATTACGATGAAGACAATAAGGAACTTCGTTGCCAGTTCTGTAAGGAGCTTGGTGTAATGAGCTATGATGAGGATTTTCTTATTATGAAATTCACATCTGACGGCTTGGCAGGATTACTTAACCTTATTCCTGCTGATACCCAAAAGATAAGTCTGTCGATAGCTGATAAAAATATTACAATGGCAAATGCTGTTATCTGCTATAATTGTCGTGAGGGTATATCTCCTAAGAAGGCAGAGAATACCACAACCATGACTTATCTTGGTACGTTTGAGTTTGAACTGTCGCCTGAAGGTGTACAAGGGTCTAATGCAGGATTAGAATATATGATTTGGATTGGCACAACCGATAAAAGTCGGGAAGAATTTATGGAGTATTTCAATCAAGATGAATACATGAAAGAAATACGAGATTACGAAGAAAGTCGTACAAAGAAACGCCCAAATCCGGAACATCGCTGTCAGTTCTGTAAAGACATTAATATAAAGTATTACTATCCAGAATTTCTAACTGTGGAAATTAAGGATGAACCCGAAAATCCTTTTAATCTTGTTAGAATGATGATTGATAACAAACTTGTCCTTGACTGGTATATTGAGTCCGATATTGATGAATACCACATAAAGCCATCAAATTGTATTGTGTGCTATATACCCAATGGTTTCAAGGACAACAAAAGGAATCAAAAAATCTTTATTAAGAAGAAAAATTATGATTCATATGAAACACCTAAAAAATTTGTGGATGAATTAGACAGTTACAACGGTATTCAATATTTGGAAACTTATATTGCAGAATAA
- a CDS encoding macro domain-containing protein: MIRYIEKGDIFRIDGVSSYAHGCNCAGAMGKGIAVQFKSKYPDMYLEYKQLCKENKFCPGDVFDYDYGNGHIYNLGTQATWRTRAKIEYIEKALIQMLELASGDNVTAIALPAIGAGLGGLKWDDVKAIIETVSNDYPNVDLYVVETYQSE, from the coding sequence ATGATTAGGTATATTGAAAAAGGCGACATATTCCGTATTGATGGAGTGAGCAGTTATGCGCATGGTTGTAATTGTGCCGGTGCAATGGGTAAAGGCATTGCCGTACAGTTCAAAAGCAAATATCCAGATATGTATCTTGAATATAAGCAGTTGTGCAAAGAAAATAAGTTTTGCCCCGGTGATGTTTTTGATTATGATTATGGCAATGGACATATATATAACCTTGGTACTCAAGCAACGTGGCGAACACGAGCTAAAATAGAGTATATCGAAAAGGCACTGATACAGATGCTTGAGTTAGCCAGTGGTGATAATGTAACGGCAATAGCCTTACCTGCAATCGGTGCTGGATTAGGAGGATTAAAATGGGATGATGTAAAAGCAATTATAGAGACAGTTTCAAATGATTATCCTAATGTTGATTTGTATGTAGTTGAAACTTATCAAAGCGAATAA
- a CDS encoding imm11 family protein, producing the protein MNFYLIGSLEGFNDLRFPNVEDWQNCMGHAEGLLKQWNPPEMEYIWKKSNRHKHFDLSQFCNPLLTISDKALSILENILIKNGEILDIKSPKGFYFFHCTNIIDALIEKESDIVWLDKERGWVSCINKFVLDKNKIQEQTIFRLPNVNCRYTFYGEEFKNLVLKHHLQGIHFDRYETIIIK; encoded by the coding sequence ATGAACTTTTACTTAATAGGTAGTTTAGAAGGATTTAACGATTTACGTTTTCCAAATGTGGAAGATTGGCAAAATTGTATGGGACATGCTGAAGGTTTACTAAAGCAGTGGAATCCTCCTGAGATGGAATATATATGGAAAAAAAGTAATAGACATAAACATTTTGATTTATCACAATTTTGTAATCCTCTATTAACTATTAGCGACAAAGCATTAAGTATTTTAGAAAATATTCTTATCAAAAATGGAGAAATTCTTGATATAAAGTCGCCAAAAGGTTTTTATTTTTTTCATTGTACCAATATAATAGATGCTTTGATTGAAAAAGAATCAGATATAGTGTGGTTAGATAAAGAAAGAGGATGGGTGAGTTGTATAAATAAATTTGTGTTGGATAAAAATAAAATCCAAGAGCAAACTATTTTCAGACTTCCGAATGTAAATTGTCGCTATACTTTTTATGGGGAGGAATTTAAGAACCTTGTATTGAAACATCATCTTCAAGGAATACATTTTGATAGATACGAAACTATTATTATAAAATGA
- a CDS encoding DUF4948 family protein — MRTPIIILLFVILLAASCGEPPMPPSDEEMIRHFTTHEVAFRKVYEIMAESSEGSFHYPPLSPEEVIILDSTEQSDTFHETNDEQDIPVYGLLKPERILLDSLLSEIGCGFILVDRREWGTADSVYVSLVMPYYSHGIVDAGTSKSFVYDPGLRSRRNIRITEYGDLNEIYRRTYNDTTLYKPIKGNWYIELDHSI; from the coding sequence ATGAGAACACCAATCATAATCCTGTTATTTGTAATCCTGCTTGCCGCAAGCTGCGGAGAGCCTCCCATGCCGCCGTCGGACGAGGAAATGATACGCCATTTCACCACGCACGAGGTGGCGTTCCGTAAGGTGTACGAAATCATGGCAGAGAGTTCAGAAGGTAGTTTTCACTACCCGCCGCTTTCTCCGGAAGAGGTCATTATACTTGATTCAACAGAACAAAGCGATACATTCCATGAAACGAATGACGAACAAGACATTCCGGTATATGGACTGTTGAAGCCGGAGCGAATCCTACTCGACTCCTTGTTATCAGAGATTGGATGCGGTTTTATCCTTGTTGATCGCAGGGAATGGGGAACGGCAGATTCGGTATATGTGAGCCTTGTTATGCCGTACTACTCCCACGGCATCGTGGATGCGGGAACGTCCAAGAGTTTCGTTTACGATCCCGGATTGAGAAGCCGTCGGAATATCCGTATCACCGAATATGGCGACCTGAACGAGATCTACCGCAGGACGTACAACGACACCACGCTTTACAAACCCATCAAGGGAAACTGGTACATCGAGTTAGACCATTCGATATAA
- a CDS encoding Imm17 family immunity protein, giving the protein MTVTDIYEAMNSKAEAFFEWLQAHPKYGLLFGVGLLALWLAGLLFRWKWACHWQFNSKLWLFDDCKPETRRRVQIVLVSVLIILILVGFFVWR; this is encoded by the coding sequence ATGACAGTTACCGATATATACGAAGCAATGAACAGCAAGGCGGAAGCGTTTTTCGAGTGGTTGCAGGCTCACCCGAAATACGGGTTGCTGTTTGGTGTCGGGTTGCTTGCCCTATGGCTTGCAGGGTTGCTGTTCCGTTGGAAATGGGCGTGTCATTGGCAGTTTAACAGCAAACTGTGGTTATTTGACGATTGCAAGCCTGAAACACGCCGCAGGGTTCAGATTGTGTTGGTCAGCGTTCTGATTATACTTATATTGGTTGGTTTCTTTGTATGGAGATAA
- the mobC gene encoding conjugal transfer protein MobC, which yields MQQEDDLRGLAKTMDFMRALSILFVVINIYWFCYGQIREWGINIGVVDRILLNFDRTAGLFRNILWTKLFAVVFLALSCLGTKGVKEEKITWRKITASLATGGVLFFFNWWLLDLPLTAAANAAFYILTLSAGYICLLMGGVWMSRLLKNNLMDDPFNNENESFQQETRLIENEYSINLPTKFYYNKQWNNGFANVVNPQRACICMGSPGSGKSYCVVNQFIKQQIEKGYTQYIYDYKFPDLSEIAYNHLLNHQKGYKKIPTFYVINFDDPRRSHRCNPIHPDFMTDISDAYESAYTIMLNLNRSWVQKQGDFFVESPIILFAAVIWFLRIYDNGRYCTFPHAIEFLNKRYEDIFPILTSYPELENYLSPFMDAWLGGAQDQLQGQIASAKIPLSRMISPQLYWVMSGDDFTLDINNPNDPKILCVGNNPDRQNIYGAALGLYNSRIVKLINKKGQLKSGIIIDELPTIYFKGLDNLIATARSNKVAVLLCFQDFSQLKRDYGDKEAAVVMNTVGNIFSGQVVGETAKTLSERFGKVLQKRQSMTLSRSDKSTSISTQLDSLIPASKISTLTQGMFVGAVADNFDERIEQKIFHCEIVVDNEKVKAETARYKKIPQITDFTDENGTDHMKQVVQENYERIKAEAGRIVAEELERIKNDPVLCKLLPEQN from the coding sequence ATGCAACAGGAAGACGACCTTCGGGGTCTTGCTAAAACAATGGATTTCATGCGGGCATTGAGTATCTTGTTCGTGGTTATCAACATCTACTGGTTCTGCTACGGGCAGATACGGGAATGGGGAATCAATATCGGCGTGGTCGATAGGATTCTGCTGAACTTCGACCGCACCGCGGGGCTGTTCCGGAATATACTATGGACGAAACTTTTCGCCGTAGTGTTCCTCGCCCTTTCATGCCTCGGGACAAAAGGAGTAAAAGAGGAGAAAATTACCTGGCGGAAAATCACGGCATCGCTGGCCACGGGAGGCGTGCTGTTCTTCTTCAACTGGTGGCTGCTGGACTTGCCGCTGACGGCAGCGGCGAACGCGGCTTTCTACATACTGACCCTATCGGCCGGGTATATCTGCCTCTTGATGGGCGGCGTGTGGATGTCCCGCCTGCTGAAGAACAATCTCATGGATGACCCTTTCAATAACGAGAACGAATCATTCCAGCAGGAAACACGCCTGATCGAGAACGAGTACTCCATAAATCTGCCGACGAAATTTTACTATAACAAACAGTGGAACAACGGGTTCGCCAACGTTGTAAACCCGCAAAGGGCTTGCATCTGCATGGGAAGCCCGGGCAGCGGGAAGAGTTATTGTGTTGTAAACCAGTTTATTAAACAGCAAATCGAAAAGGGCTATACCCAATACATCTATGACTACAAGTTTCCCGATCTTTCGGAAATCGCTTACAACCACCTGCTGAATCACCAGAAAGGTTACAAGAAAATCCCGACTTTCTACGTCATAAATTTCGACGACCCGCGCCGCTCGCACCGCTGTAACCCCATTCACCCGGACTTCATGACCGATATTTCGGACGCCTACGAGAGCGCCTATACCATCATGCTCAACCTGAACCGAAGCTGGGTGCAGAAGCAGGGCGATTTTTTTGTGGAAAGCCCCATTATCCTTTTCGCGGCCGTGATCTGGTTCCTGCGCATCTACGACAACGGGCGGTATTGTACCTTCCCGCACGCCATCGAGTTCCTGAACAAGCGGTACGAGGATATTTTCCCGATTCTGACATCCTACCCGGAACTCGAAAACTACCTCAGCCCCTTTATGGATGCCTGGCTCGGAGGCGCTCAAGACCAGCTCCAGGGCCAGATAGCATCGGCCAAAATTCCGCTTTCCCGCATGATTTCGCCCCAGCTATATTGGGTCATGTCGGGCGATGACTTCACGCTCGACATCAATAACCCGAACGATCCCAAGATACTCTGCGTGGGGAACAATCCCGACAGGCAAAACATTTACGGAGCGGCTTTGGGATTGTATAATTCCCGGATTGTCAAGCTCATAAATAAGAAAGGCCAGCTCAAATCGGGCATCATCATCGACGAGCTGCCGACAATCTACTTCAAGGGACTCGACAACCTGATCGCCACGGCCAGAAGCAACAAGGTCGCCGTGCTGCTGTGCTTCCAGGATTTTTCACAGTTGAAGAGGGACTACGGGGACAAGGAGGCCGCCGTCGTGATGAACACGGTGGGCAACATCTTCTCCGGGCAGGTCGTAGGTGAAACGGCCAAGACACTCTCGGAACGGTTCGGTAAGGTATTGCAGAAGCGGCAGAGCATGACGTTGAGCCGCAGCGACAAATCGACATCCATATCCACGCAGCTGGACAGCCTGATCCCGGCCTCGAAGATCTCGACGCTCACGCAGGGAATGTTCGTCGGGGCTGTGGCGGACAATTTCGACGAACGTATCGAGCAGAAGATTTTCCACTGCGAGATTGTCGTGGACAACGAAAAAGTGAAAGCGGAAACGGCCCGGTACAAGAAGATACCACAAATTACCGATTTCACGGACGAGAACGGGACGGATCACATGAAACAGGTCGTGCAGGAAAACTACGAACGTATCAAGGCAGAGGCCGGCCGCATCGTCGCCGAGGAACTGGAACGTATCAAGAACGACCCGGTGCTTTGCAAGCTCCTGCCGGAACAGAACTAA
- the mobB gene encoding conjugal transfer protein MobB: MVANITTGKDVYGALAYNQEKVDRGDGKVLLTHIVREPADGRFNVAATAEDLLRWMPSHYRTEKPVVHVSLNPAPEDRLDDGQLAEIAGAYMERMGWGGQPYIVFKHTDIGREHIHIVSVQVAQDGRKINDSRRNERSVAVTEELEREYGLHPAKGRRREKGQGIVPADYTRGDLKRQVAAVIKPAVATYRFQTLGEFRALLSLYNIGIEEVRGERNGTPYRGLLYTLLDENGDKAVAAPLKSSLFGKEVGYDGLERHMERSAERFGKDDTRRQIRGRVDKALRGEPTEEELRERLRGARVDLYIRRNENGRIVGVTFIDHETRTVVNGSRLGKAYSANAFELRFGGKRNPGENTRGLSPKQAPAGRDGQRKRNTSRRRKV; this comes from the coding sequence ATGGTAGCCAATATCACCACCGGAAAAGACGTGTACGGCGCGCTGGCGTACAACCAGGAGAAAGTCGATCGGGGCGACGGGAAAGTACTGCTGACCCACATCGTGAGGGAGCCGGCGGATGGGCGCTTCAACGTGGCCGCGACGGCAGAAGACCTCCTGCGCTGGATGCCCTCGCACTACCGGACGGAAAAACCCGTCGTGCACGTATCGCTCAACCCGGCTCCCGAAGACCGCCTTGACGACGGGCAGCTCGCGGAGATAGCCGGGGCCTACATGGAGCGCATGGGCTGGGGAGGACAACCTTATATCGTATTCAAGCATACCGACATCGGACGGGAGCATATCCATATCGTGTCGGTGCAGGTGGCCCAGGACGGGCGCAAGATAAACGACAGCAGGCGCAACGAACGCAGCGTGGCCGTTACCGAGGAACTGGAACGGGAGTACGGACTGCATCCCGCCAAAGGGAGAAGGCGGGAGAAAGGGCAAGGGATCGTCCCCGCCGATTACACGCGGGGCGACCTGAAACGCCAGGTGGCAGCGGTAATAAAACCGGCCGTGGCGACATACCGCTTCCAGACCCTCGGCGAGTTCCGGGCATTGCTGTCCCTATATAATATAGGTATAGAGGAAGTCCGGGGAGAGCGGAACGGAACCCCCTACCGGGGATTGCTCTACACGCTGCTGGACGAGAACGGGGACAAGGCAGTGGCCGCGCCGCTCAAATCCTCACTGTTCGGTAAAGAGGTCGGGTATGACGGGCTGGAACGGCACATGGAGCGTAGCGCCGAACGGTTCGGGAAGGACGACACGAGGAGGCAAATCCGTGGCCGGGTCGATAAAGCGCTTCGGGGAGAACCCACGGAGGAAGAACTGCGCGAACGCCTGCGGGGAGCCCGGGTGGATCTCTACATACGACGCAACGAAAACGGCCGCATCGTGGGTGTGACGTTCATTGACCACGAAACACGGACGGTCGTGAACGGATCACGGCTGGGAAAGGCATACTCGGCCAACGCCTTCGAGCTGCGCTTCGGCGGAAAACGGAATCCCGGGGAAAACACGAGGGGCTTGTCCCCGAAACAAGCGCCTGCCGGACGGGACGGGCAACGGAAGCGGAATACCTCACGACGGAGGAAAGTATAA